In one window of Frigoriglobus tundricola DNA:
- a CDS encoding arylsulfatase: protein MLAVSAHNAKVSAAAQKDGKQPNIVVIMGDDIGIWNIGAYHRGMMGGRTPHLDKLAKEGMLFTDYYAEASCTAGRAAFVTGELPIRTGMTTVGQAGAKTGLPAEACTIATALKDLGYATGQFGKNHLGDRNEFLPTVHGFDEFFGYLYHLDAMEDPAHPGYPQELLDRVGPRNMVHSWATDKDDPTEMPRWGKVGKQKIEDAGTLYPKRMETVDDEIRDLSFKFLDKAKADGKPFFLWLNPTRMHIVTHLSDKYQKVRNSKNGWSIQEAGMAQLDDIVGETMQKLKDLGVDDNTIVVFTTDNGTETFTWPDGGNTPFRGQKGTIYEGGFRAPALVRWPGRVPAGAVENGIMSGLDWFPTLVAAAGNPNIKEELLKGKTIGARTYKNHLDSYNQLDMLTGKGPSKRHEIFYFGESTLGAVRIGDFKYRFIDQPKGWIGGKVQVDAPVLTNLRLDPFERFDYPENGTLNGTQNYFSWFQYEFWRFVFVQEEVAKLAVTALEYPPMQKGASFNLEAVKAKIEDAMKAQRAR, encoded by the coding sequence CTGCTGGCGGTTAGTGCCCACAACGCGAAGGTGTCCGCGGCGGCCCAGAAGGACGGCAAGCAGCCGAACATCGTCGTCATCATGGGCGACGACATCGGCATCTGGAACATCGGTGCCTACCACCGGGGCATGATGGGCGGGCGGACCCCGCACCTCGACAAGCTCGCCAAGGAGGGCATGCTGTTCACCGATTACTACGCCGAGGCGAGCTGCACCGCGGGCCGCGCGGCGTTCGTCACCGGCGAGCTGCCGATCCGCACCGGGATGACCACGGTCGGCCAGGCCGGCGCCAAGACCGGGCTGCCCGCCGAAGCCTGCACGATCGCCACCGCGCTCAAGGACCTGGGCTACGCCACGGGCCAGTTCGGCAAGAACCACCTGGGCGACCGCAACGAGTTCCTGCCCACCGTCCACGGGTTCGACGAGTTCTTCGGCTACCTGTACCACCTGGACGCGATGGAGGACCCCGCGCACCCCGGCTACCCGCAGGAACTACTGGACCGCGTCGGGCCGCGCAACATGGTCCACTCGTGGGCGACGGACAAGGACGACCCGACCGAGATGCCCCGGTGGGGCAAGGTCGGCAAGCAGAAGATCGAGGACGCGGGCACACTGTACCCGAAGCGGATGGAGACGGTCGATGACGAGATCCGCGACCTCTCCTTCAAGTTCCTCGACAAGGCCAAGGCCGACGGCAAGCCGTTCTTCCTCTGGCTCAACCCGACCCGCATGCACATCGTCACCCACCTCTCGGACAAGTACCAGAAGGTGCGCAACTCGAAGAACGGCTGGTCCATCCAGGAGGCCGGCATGGCCCAGCTCGACGACATCGTCGGCGAGACGATGCAGAAGCTCAAGGACCTGGGCGTGGACGACAACACCATCGTCGTCTTCACCACGGACAACGGCACGGAAACGTTCACCTGGCCGGACGGCGGGAACACCCCGTTCCGGGGGCAAAAGGGTACGATCTACGAGGGCGGGTTCCGCGCCCCCGCGCTGGTCCGCTGGCCGGGCCGCGTGCCCGCCGGCGCGGTCGAGAACGGCATCATGTCCGGCCTGGACTGGTTCCCCACGCTCGTCGCCGCCGCCGGCAACCCGAACATCAAGGAGGAGCTGCTGAAGGGCAAGACGATCGGCGCCCGCACCTACAAGAACCACCTGGACAGCTACAACCAGTTGGACATGCTCACCGGCAAGGGGCCGTCCAAGCGCCACGAGATCTTCTACTTCGGCGAGAGCACCCTCGGGGCGGTCCGCATCGGCGACTTCAAGTACCGGTTCATCGACCAGCCGAAGGGCTGGATCGGGGGCAAGGTCCAGGTCGACGCGCCCGTGCTGACGAACCTGCGCCTGGACCCGTTCGAGCGGTTCGATTACCCGGAGAACGGGACGCTCAACGGCACGCAGAATTACTTTAGCTGGTTCCAGTACGAGTTCTGGCGGTTCGTGTTCGTCCAGGAGGAGGTGGCGAAGCTGGCCGTGACGGCGCTCGAATACCCGCCCATGCAGAAGGGCGCGAGCTTCAACCTCGAAGCCGTGAAGGCGAAGATCGAGGACGCCATGAAGGCGCAGCGCGCCCGGTAA